The Cydia amplana chromosome 19, ilCydAmpl1.1, whole genome shotgun sequence genome includes a window with the following:
- the LOC134657326 gene encoding uncharacterized protein LOC134657326, giving the protein MSDSSDDEDLSRFREAVDTSFTKLINETRGIPQKDVKKPVSERYLETASHYNDVKVPEKMQKQIGVKISKIIEKNVEFVDMEANGVKKRKIKGGVKLFSDSVDYLSPEAAVDTYAETHNARSREMMTQKRQREEKQVDENDKIATVAVTGEYVLSKEETKCWKSRRKEKLFKYKSQKNSKILTAIE; this is encoded by the exons ATGTCCGATTCTTCTGATGACGAAGACCTTTCGAGGTTCCGCGAGGCTGTCGATACTTCATTCACTAAACTCATCAATGAAACTCGCGGTATACCACAAAAAG atgtaaaaaaacctgtttccgaGAGGTATTTGGAAACCGCCAGCCATTACAACGATGTGAAGGTGCCGGAGAAAATGCAAAAACAGATTGGTGTGAAGATCTCCAAGATTATTGAAAAGAATGTCGAATTTGTAGACATGGAGGCCAATGGAGTGAA AAAACGTAAGATCAAAGGTGGCGTGAAACTGTTCTCCGACTCAGTTGATTACCTCTCACCGGAGGCTGCAGTGGACACGTATGCCGAGACACACAATGCACggtctagggaaatgatgacaCAGAAGCGGCAGCGTGAAGAAAAACAAGTAGATGAAAATG acAAAATAGCAACAGTGGCAGTAACAGGCGAGTATGTTTTATCCAAAGAAGAAACAAAATGCTGGAAATCTAGACGAAAAGAAAAACTTTTCAAATACAAGTCCCAAAAAAACAGCAAAATTTTAACCGCTATTGAATAG
- the LOC134657082 gene encoding LOW QUALITY PROTEIN: THAP domain-containing protein 1-like (The sequence of the model RefSeq protein was modified relative to this genomic sequence to represent the inferred CDS: substituted 1 base at 1 genomic stop codon), translating to MVFTCTRLYENKSXIRSLIMVYCSVKWCGKSSKTSKYLTDGITFHRFPKNPAIKTKWIDATHRGQLWYPCNTSVICSRHFTADNFHQVTSQRRRLLSSAVPTLFLPVLDHGSTLQGSVLITTSQQQNEMSQTPTSKRKLSQVRDPESPSAYDSPDKKRLSRRIMELKCKVNEKNVKLRKLRDANRRLKREIVSLKSLLEDFQEL from the exons ATGGTCTTCACG TGTACACGTCTGTACGAAAATAAATCGTGAATTCGTTCGCTAATAATGGTATATTGCAGTGTAAAATGGTGTGGCAAGTCATCTAAGACTTCCAAATACTTAACAGATGGGATAACATTCCACAG ATTTCCAAAAAATcctgcaattaaaacaaaatggaTTGACGCTACGCACCGTGGACAGTTATGGTACCCATGTAATACGAGTGTCATTTGCTCAAGGCACTTCACTGCGGATAATTTCCACCAAGTAACGAGCCAGCGGAGACGATTATTGAGTTCTGCAGTACCAACTCTATTTTTACCAGTTTTG GATCATGGCTCTACTCTGCAGGGTTCAGTGTTGATAACAACATCTCAACAGCAGAATGAGATGTCACAAACACCTACCAGTAAGCGAAAACTATCCCAAGTCCGGGACCCTGAGTCACCATCTGCTTATGATAGTCCTGACAAAAAACGACTTAGTCGAAGAATCATGGAACTTAAGTGCaaagtaaatgaaaaaaatgttaaactgcgAAAGTTGCGTGATGCAAACAGGAGATTAAAACGAGAGATCGTTTCACTGAAATCTCttttagaagattttcaagaaTTATAA